TGCTTGTATAGATAGAtactaaaataaattattttgagaACATctacatttaatttaatatttaacaaCATACCTTTAGTAACAGCGGCCATTGTGAACAGTCCAATTTTGCTACTGGTTTTTCTGATGGCTCCAACACAAAGTCTGAATCTCCTTGAATATCTCCCAAGGACTTTCTTGACTTCTTTCCACTTTGTTTCTCTCCTAGGACTTCTGAAACACAGGAATGCTAACATTAACCGACACGTGTTACCAACATTAATCCGTAGATCACAGAATTAACCAAATTAATGTAAATTTCGAATCATACTATTTGTGCAGCAAACTACAATGCATCTTTTCCATGTGAAAACACATAATCGATCCCTATAACTAGCttgtaaaatttatattatgtGATGGCGCTTACCAGATGAATGCATCGTGCTTCACACGTGGTTCGAAGTCCTGTCTTTGATCTAATGTGTTGAAAAACCTCtgctacaaaaaaagaaaccaatgaGCGGAAGTGTTGAGCGTtgccatttgatttttgattcttatttttggaaaaaaattaatcacgAAGTCACTTTTTCTGCTATGACATGTATTTCCAATATTTtacttgattttaaaattcaatggtTCAAATTATCTCTTTATTACCATTACATTAGAAGTTACAATAACTATAACATCTTTCTCCCGTGGGCCGTGGCGCTTTGGCTTTGGGAAGGGTACTCTAGTGTGTGGCGCCAAAACCTCTTGAAGGTCACCTGGTGGCAACTGGTGGCAATTTTTCGCTACTCTATAGTGTGGGTACTGTTTAGTGTTTTCACCATCTAAAATTTGTACAACATTTCTGGACATACtgcttgtttctttctttagtcTTTCTACTACATGCTGCAAATTGGTGTATAAATTAAGTGAACAATTTGACTGTAACACTCCGATTTCGTAAACTATTTACAAATGGCccttaataacaataaatttgatgcgtaagttttcaaattttatacaTGTTTTAATAGAATTTGCGTTTACTTTGTTGCTTTTCGACAGGTTGAACAACAGCGAAGACAGTGATGACGACGAAACTTCATTcagtgaagaaagaaagaaaaaggatttaaTTTTGGTGAGATATTAACTGCATaatacacaaaaaattattgtaataTCTATTAACTCTATGTTAATGATGTGATAATTGCGATAGACGAATTTATGTGCTCACTTACCCATTTTTTCCTACTAATTTAaaggttaatttttttcagcaACCCATTCAAGTTCCTCGAGAAGAACATCCACTCCAGTACACATGAAAATGATATTACTTTTATTAGTACATGTTAATTATAGAAATACCATTTGTTTTTAGATACACATACTGTTTGTGGTTTAGTCGGAGAGCTCCTGGAAAACATGCAGCACCCCAAAGCTTTGATCAGAATCTAAGAATGGTTGGACGTTTTGCTTCTGTAGAACAGTTTTGGTCATACTATTGCCATCTGGTCAGGCCTTGTGAACTCTCTGGTCACAGTgactttcatttatttaaagatggAATCAAACCAATGTGGGAGGttgtattattaaataataataagggtGGTGAAGTGTTTATTaacctacttttttttcccaacaggATGATGCCAATCGTTGTGGTGGTAAATGGATTGTGCGTCTTCGAAAAGGTTTAGCCTCACGTTGTTGGGAGAACTTAATATTAGCTATGTTAGGCGAACAATTTATGGTAGGCGACGAAATATGTGGAGCTGTCGTCTCAATTCGATTTGctgtaagaaaaatgttttttgtgttaaaaatcatataatttatataaatatatatattttaggAGGATATTATTTCGGTATGGAATCGAATTGCAAGTGATCAGGCTACTACCAACCGAATTCGAGATACACTTCGTCGAGTCTTAAACCTTCCACCGAACACAATACTTGAATACAAAAACCACACGGATTCTCTAAAGTACGGAATGGTGGTCTCGCCATTCAAATGAGAATTCataatctttttctctttctttcctctaCCTCTTCTCCCTTCAAATCTCCAGGGACAATTCCAGTTTTCGGAATACCGATGTCTTTGTCCGATAAAGACACAATATTTTACATCTCAAGCGGAATATAAATAAGTTGAAAGTTGACCTGGTCACGGTGTTCATTACCGATACTGTTATTTCTAGCTTTATAAAAGTTTGATTCAAATGTGTCTAACATTCTTCGTTGAATAATCTCTAAATACGAGTTTATTCAATACTTTTATGGAAGAACCAACTTAAGCGTCAAATGTTGTAATGATTACTTATTAGCTTTACACTGTAAAGCATGGGAGCTTGTGGTGAAACTATTTGttgttaattgatttttcctcAAAACCACACATTTGACAGACGGTTGATTTATTAGCTTGAGATGCTACTAACACGGAGTAGTACATTCAGCCTAGAATTAAGAAATGCGCTAGATTTTTCAGGTGAGAAACATGCGTAATGTATGTGGAATAGGGTGATGAACGGTTATattaaatgagaaaagtggaaatcaaaaatcaacatCCATTGTAGCTCACCGCTCGACGAACGTCAAAATTTTGCTGGTGATACTTCGATTCGGAATTGTAAGTAGTGATTTACGATAAACAAGGTTTCACGGTGAAATAGATTGCGAAATATAATACTGAAATtaacaaaagaggaaaatggaaAGCAACCTTACTTATTTAACATCAACAAATTGGCACACGTCGAGACACCGAAATACGAATcaaatgtaaacaaacaaaaggacgATGGCGGACCATcgcaaaataataaacaaaattttaaaccaCACAATAAATGAACtataattttatattattgTGAATGTAAACATCGTTGCAGTTGTATCTGTATAGATTagtagaataaaaattttgagcTCTACCAAGGACCATATATGTGCGGCCGAGAGCTGCGGAGCCCGTTCAAGCTCCGGGAAACAGCTTGTAAGCTAGATAGTGCGGATTGTATATCAGCTTCATTCCCTGTTGAATCCAGGTTACCATGAATTGATTCCCTATAAATACTGCATGACTGGAGTTGCCAAGAAGATGATATTTGTTGGTGTAAGATGGTCACCTAGAATAGATGCGCTTCATTTCTCAAAATTCGCTGTCACATTCCGGCGGGTTAAAGTAGCCAAAGATGTTCATCTCGTACACTAGAGTAAAATTTATGAATAGGTTAATACAAAATTCAGCGTTAGTTAGAATAAAACCTAATTTAAACGTACTAGAAGCGATGATCATGAAGAACAAATACCACCCCAGAAGAGCAACTCCGTATTTGCGATCCAGCTTCCAGCCATTCAGATGAGTGGCGcccaacaagaaaacaatggTTGACAGCAATGATAGGGTTGAATATGTTAATCCTGCATTTTTAACAGAATAATACTTCATGGTTCCGTAAACGTGAGCAATGGTGAAAGTGTCGGTGGTACAGTACCTTTGCTGATGACTCGAACTACACTTCCCGGATCAACGACGGCCGTTTGAAGAAACCAAGGTAGCCCCAGACAAATGAGAATATCGAATACATTGCTGCCGATGGCGTTGGATGTAGCCATGTCACCGTAACCTAAAGAGAACGAATGATTACTATTTGtatcaaattttccttttattcaGTCATTTTCACCTTCTCTGGCAACAGCCAAACTGGTTAGAATGTCGGGAATACTGACACCAGCAGCCACAAACGTCAATCCCATCACAGTATCCGGAATTCCCATAGTGAAACCTGATCACAAATTTAGTAAAATAATGTACCGTCTAATAAATACAAACATATTCGAATGAGTAAATATTACTAACCAATAATAGTGATCATCCAGACCATGACGTaggaaaagatggaaatcCAGAGCATgctgatgaaaaaagaaacaaggaacCAACTGCCCCATTTCTCTAAACGGCAGTTGGGCATCGTGTAGTAAGCAGCAGCACGCAACGGCAGGCAGATGGCCCACGTGATCCGGTCTAGAAATTCTACTGGTGGTACCCACGGCGAAAATCGCTCTGCCTCCTCCTCTTTAATCTTGCTGATCGAAGGGCCGGAAGTGCCTCCAGCGTCACAGGGACCAACATTTCCGTCAATCGAAGATTTCACAGAATCTATTGAAgtatttccaaagaaaaatgttaaaatcgGAACAAAGTTTCCTGGATGTGTGAGGCATTACCAGGGGATCTTTCGTCGGTGTAGAGTTTCCCAGCGGGGCCACTAATGCCACCTGCCTCCGAGTCAAGATTCTTGTAGGGCATCAGCGACGCGTTTTCCCCACCGGGAAGTCTACGGGCGTAGTCGGGAATAGGAATAGGCAAAGTGTTTGCCCATCGCTCCAGTTGAGAGTTGTAGACCATCATTACACAATAGGCCACGTAGAGCATCAGGAAAATGGTCGACTCGTACCTTTGGATAGTCCAAAACGATTACGTtaccattaaaacaaaatcgaatAGATTTTTTGACTGCCAAGGTTTAATGGCGCACGTTAATGGTAAATGGTAACAAAACATTCTTGATAAGACAATAAAGCTCCAAAATCGATATTTGGAATGTCGAATATTTCCATTACCATGTGACAACTTCATTGTAGATGGTGAAGAGAAGAGCAAATATGGCCACGAAATAAGCGATGCAGTCACGAACAAGCGGCCACCAATTCAGATAGATGACACCTCCGGAAAAGAGGGCGCACACGCTGATAACAAACATGATATTGAAGACGGCAGAGCCAATCACGCCACTGATACCTATGTCATCCTGTAACAAAATACATATATCAGTTACATTTATTTGACTCTGATGAAAGAACCCGAGAAATTCATTCGACATTACCTTGGCTATGAATACACCAATCACTGCAGTTGCAAGTTCTGGAGCGGATGAACCAGCTGCCATAAAAGTAGCTCCCGCCACATCTTGAGACATGTGCAGGGCTGCCGGAAATCGGTTTCATTAGCTGATTATTGtcggaaataagaaaaacaaatttacaacATACATTCCACCATCCTTTCGAGTGCAGGAACGAAGTAGTCATCGCAGACGATGGATAGACCCAGGAACATGTAAGCGGAAACGAGCAAGTGGACCACGAGACCACCCTTGGCTCGGACATATTGCGGGATGCCTGGCCGTGGAAATTCTTCAATAGCCGGAGGAGTGCAGTTGATTCCGGCGAACGGATCTAAAATTGGCGTTGCAGTCgacgttcgtttttcttcgtTTGCCAACAAATGGCGTCTCCAAAGCCCaactaaattcaattaatcaaACATTTAAGTAGAGTAatgtaattttgaaataatccaAACAGAATTAAAGAGAAACTATTGGAAGTAAAGTAAAGCTACTCACCGCTTTCGATTGGGTCATCATTATCGACAAAAGTCGTGGGATTGAAGCCAGAACGAGGTAGATGTGATGTCACCAGGATCAGCGCAAGAACACTAAGTCCAACCAGATAAGCCCACATGCATCTCCGGCGGTTGGCACGCTTGCATCTCGCAAAAACTGGTCCGACACTCCTCGCCGCTGTCTGGGTTGAGACAAAATGAAGAATCAATACAATGTTATTAAATACTATTGCTGCAGCCGTTTTCAGATACAAGAACAGgtgaagaaaatcaatttccaaCGCAAGAAAATGTTCGCTTTTGTCGGCCAGTTAGTCGGATCGATTAAGATGGTGGCTCGTGATATCGACGTCTATCTAGATCCTTAGATCGCGCAGCACACGATAGGGACCTAATTTATTGTCTTTTATACACCAACATTCTTTTGCACTTCTTTCCTCGAACTCATTTTCATCAAAAGTAAGAAAGCCAGACATCTTTACTAAGATGCCCAACTATAAGACACTGTCTGTTCCATCCAGCTGTCAGATTGCCAAATGTTAGGAAGTTACACATGAAATCAGTGTCTCCTTTCTTCCTGTTCACCAGACAAAGGAGACCAACTGGAAAGATAATTGGGTTCGTTaaggaattattattattaaaaagaaacacatctCTACGTTTGCCGAATGGCTTTGGCGAAAAATATACAACACCCCAACGTCTAGCCTttcaaaaacgaaatgaaacatAAAGCACTTGCGGTCGGCTCAAATCACTTAAAAGACAATTTCTGGTCTGATTAAATAAGTTACGAACGCACAATTGTGAGTTATAGGAGTGATGTAATACGTGGAAGGCATGCTATATATATGACGACAGTACAGCAGAGCTATTAACGTTGAAAAATGCTCGGTAGTAATGCACTCGCATGACTAAATCTCATTACTTGCAACCCGTCAACATGTCTCacaactaaaaaattaaacgatTTAGACAGACAGCAGCGAGGGATTCTACCAAAAACGATTTTATTACAGACAATTCCATTAAACGTAATCACCGTTACCAAatcgaatttattttaaacgttttttttttttttttttttggtttctgtaACTCACTTCCACAAAACCAAAGTGCATGCTGGCCGCCGAAAGATTTTCGCCTACGTCAGAAATGTCGATTACTCGACAGAGCGATAGAAGATCAGAAAGGCGACAAGATGGCTGAATTTGACCGCCTTTATTCGCTGATTAATACAATTCCCTGCGATTCCTATAGACTCCCTCTACAGACATTTCTACAATTAAGAAAATCacgtaataaaaaaacgttCGACGCTTTTTCTTACAATGACaataaaattgctaaaatattCGAGCTGAAATTAATTAACGAGAATCTGAAGAGTGAGCATTTACCGGTTGTTGGAATGACATTTAGATATTTCGAAAGCGTCGGGCCGATTCGTGTTGGTAGCTGTCGGTAGAGAATCCAATGACGTGGCGAGAACGGTGCTAGTTGGAAACGGAACTCTATCAACTCGACATAGCTTATTACGCAATGGGCTTGAATTGAAGTTGGAGAGTGCAGATGTcacttgaaatttgaaattttccagAGAAATGGAATATATAAGCACACAGGCAAAAGATGGCAACTACCGTGGAATTCAAACACCCGATACACGTTGCCCAGTCGAGAAGACTAGACTTATTTCAGCCATAAAAGAAAGCCaactcttcctcctcctcgagGGTTAGAATAGGAGAAACGAATGTAAGGAGGGTGAGTGGATAGACTATAGGGGCGGggggattttcttttgcttctgcGCACAACTTGGCGCATTTCATGTATGCACGGACGTTGCCGACTGCATGCAAAGACTCTTGGCTTGGTATTTTATCGATCATTCGGCTGACTCTTCGCATGCCTTACGCatcttgaaaaaagaaaaaaaaaacacatacagAATTTGCATACTTTAGAGCTTTGTGGCACCATTATCAATATCAATAAAGCCAGCTAACGCTTCTTGGCTTTTCaatgaataatattttcacCCGATTTAACGCCAccttttgattaaaaattcaataaactgCAAATGTAATGCTACAATTCGGAGGTGCGCaagctttgatttttttagacAAATTCAGAGTCAGCAAGCAGTGTagctttcatttaaaaaattcacttgCTTAAACTCGTTTTCGGTGATAAACCTATTTCTGTCTCTATCATCAAAGAAAGCATTATAATTGATGTCTTTTGGTCTAGGCAcaaatattatatttaaagattccttaaattatttatagatCTTTTATCAGCGTTAACCTATTATTCGAGTCATGTATTGCTCTTATCACAGGACACTCGATCGATAGAGTGGTTTCCTTGTTGTCTGCCCACTACGCTAGACTCTCACTCAGGCTAGAGATATAGATGGAACGATTCCGTCGTTCTCGGAATTTTGCTGTGTACATATTGCTGTCAACTACACATCTATAGTTTACTTAATTATCATGaaccgttattattattagacatGGAAACGTTCAGTCTCTCACTGACATTTAAGCATTTTTTCATGAATGGAATTAA
This region of Daphnia pulex isolate KAP4 chromosome 9, ASM2113471v1 genomic DNA includes:
- the LOC124202603 gene encoding eukaryotic translation initiation factor 4E type 2-like isoform X2, translated to MALNNNKFDALNNSEDSDDDETSFSEERKKKDLILQPIQVPREEHPLQYTYCLWFSRRAPGKHAAPQSFDQNLRMVGRFASVEQFWSYYCHLVRPCELSGHSDFHLFKDGIKPMWEDDANRCGGKWIVRLRKGLASRCWENLILAMLGEQFMVGDEICGAVVSIRFAEDIISVWNRIASDQATTNRIRDTLRRVLNLPPNTILEYKNHTDSLKDNSSFRNTDVFVR
- the LOC124202602 gene encoding probable sodium/potassium/calcium exchanger CG1090, with protein sequence MSFQQPTAARSVGPVFARCKRANRRRCMWAYLVGLSVLALILVTSHLPRSGFNPTTFVDNDDPIESVGLWRRHLLANEEKRTSTATPILDPFAGINCTPPAIEEFPRPGIPQYVRAKGGLVVHLLVSAYMFLGLSIVCDDYFVPALERMVESLHMSQDVAGATFMAAGSSAPELATAVIGVFIAKDDIGISGVIGSAVFNIMFVISVCALFSGGVIYLNWWPLVRDCIAYFVAIFALLFTIYNEVVTWYESTIFLMLYVAYCVMMVYNSQLERWANTLPIPIPDYARRLPGGENASLMPYKNLDSEAGGISGPAGKLYTDERSPDSVKSSIDGNVGPCDAGGTSGPSISKIKEEEAERFSPWVPPVEFLDRITWAICLPLRAAAYYTMPNCRLEKWGSWFLVSFFISMLWISIFSYVMVWMITIIGFTMGIPDTVMGLTFVAAGVSIPDILTSLAVAREGYGDMATSNAIGSNVFDILICLGLPWFLQTAVVDPGSVVRVISKGLTYSTLSLLSTIVFLLGATHLNGWKLDRKYGVALLGWYLFFMIIASMYEMNIFGYFNPPECDSEF
- the LOC124202603 gene encoding eukaryotic translation initiation factor 4E type 2-like isoform X1 — its product is MALNNNKFDALNNSEDSDDDETSFSEERKKKDLILVNFFQQPIQVPREEHPLQYTYCLWFSRRAPGKHAAPQSFDQNLRMVGRFASVEQFWSYYCHLVRPCELSGHSDFHLFKDGIKPMWEDDANRCGGKWIVRLRKGLASRCWENLILAMLGEQFMVGDEICGAVVSIRFAEDIISVWNRIASDQATTNRIRDTLRRVLNLPPNTILEYKNHTDSLKDNSSFRNTDVFVR